Proteins encoded together in one Diabrotica undecimpunctata isolate CICGRU chromosome 3, icDiaUnde3, whole genome shotgun sequence window:
- the LOC140435806 gene encoding uncharacterized protein yields MFKLLVVCAVVSIAYAKPGGLGYGGYSGYGGYGGYGGYGGYGGHYGLAPATSYSSRIDYHSPAIKTYVAPAVSYHSAPLVSSYGLGHGYSADLGYGDGLGHGYGLGHGYGGYGSGYSLGGYGHGW; encoded by the exons atgtttaaattgttaGTAGTTTGTGCTGTAGTGTCGATAGCTTATGCTAAACCAGGCGGTTTAGGTTACGGGGGATACAGTGGATATGGCGGATACGGAGGATATGGGGGATATGGAGGTTATGGAGGTCATTATGGGTTAGCTCCAGCTACAAGTTACAG TTCCCGTATTGACTACCATTCACCAGCCATCAAAACGTACGTGGCACCTGCAGTGAGTTACCACAGTGCTCCCCTAGTATCTTCTTATGGACTTGGTCACGGATATAGCGCAGATTTAGGATATGGCGATGGATTAGGACACGGTTATGGTCTAGGACATGGCTACGGCGGCTATGGTAGTGGATACTCTTTAGGAGGCTACGGTCATGGTTGGTAA